A DNA window from Novosphingobium sp. RL4 contains the following coding sequences:
- a CDS encoding LysR family transcriptional regulator: MHFNGFDLNLLVALDALLTERNVTRAAARLHITQPAMSNALQRLRQRLDDPILERSGRELKLTPVAEALVRPLQDLLSRTEQLIGLTDGFDPSTATRTFRIAMSDYCAAVFMPLLVQKLSVSAPHIRCEAEALNDQSFERLTARNLDFCVTAQDLFLMGASADGSKVRRADLFRDSYVTATSPEHPAVKHGMDEATYLAYPHVSYRSGSGVRSLEDQAKSTLGLDTKIGAVTSVLVAMPLLVAGTDYIATFPARITQVIGGARGFVLHECPVEIPELVETLLWNTMSDMDRGHVWMRNAIVETAQILQNSKSSEAA, translated from the coding sequence ATGCATTTCAACGGCTTCGACCTTAATTTGTTGGTCGCGCTCGATGCGCTTCTGACGGAGCGGAATGTTACACGTGCCGCTGCGCGGCTTCACATTACCCAACCCGCGATGAGCAATGCGCTGCAGAGGTTGCGGCAGCGTCTGGACGACCCCATTCTCGAACGCTCCGGCCGGGAGCTGAAGCTCACTCCGGTTGCCGAGGCGCTGGTTCGGCCTTTGCAGGACCTGCTCAGCCGTACCGAGCAGCTGATCGGTCTTACCGACGGCTTCGACCCGAGCACCGCGACGCGCACGTTCCGCATCGCGATGTCGGATTACTGCGCCGCCGTTTTCATGCCTTTGCTCGTTCAAAAACTATCGGTCTCTGCTCCGCACATTCGGTGCGAGGCCGAAGCCCTCAATGACCAATCGTTTGAGCGGCTTACCGCTCGGAACCTTGATTTCTGTGTCACGGCGCAGGACCTTTTCCTGATGGGAGCAAGCGCTGACGGCAGCAAGGTAAGGCGGGCAGATCTCTTTCGGGACAGCTATGTGACGGCCACAAGCCCTGAGCATCCCGCAGTGAAGCATGGAATGGATGAGGCGACCTATCTTGCATATCCTCATGTGAGTTACCGCTCGGGGAGCGGTGTGCGTTCGTTGGAGGACCAGGCGAAGAGCACTCTCGGTCTCGACACGAAGATCGGGGCAGTCACCTCCGTACTGGTTGCCATGCCGCTGCTGGTTGCTGGAACGGATTACATCGCCACATTTCCGGCCCGCATCACCCAGGTTATCGGCGGTGCCAGGGGTTTCGTTCTGCACGAATGCCCGGTCGAAATTCCCGAGCTGGTCGAGACTTTGCTCTGGAACACGATGTCGGACATGGACCGCGGCCATGTCTGGATGCGCAACGCGATTGTCGAGACCGCGCAAATTCTGCAGAACTCAAAATCATCCGAGGCGGCTTAG
- a CDS encoding TonB-dependent receptor, translating to MMKSRFLISVAAFAVLPFNPAAAQSTGASNPSGATAQATGEEAVQPPQAEGLQDIVVTAQRRSESLQRAAIAVTSVGGDELRAASVVSPVQLTAIVPALQIAPSNGSFNFYLRGVGNVNGNPLSESAIAFNYAGVYIGRPASTAGFFYDIERVEVLKGPQGTLYGRNATGGAINVIPKAPTNSLEGSFSLELGNYDTVNAQGAFNIPVSEGVALRVAGFTARHDGYMHDGTDDQDDAGGRVQLRIEPADNLKINILADYVHQGGTGAGSTPVALGLGNRDGLSSDAGQAFYESVPNTLGGRNFYGIPRVQYQNNTFYGVAATIDWKTSLGTLTLLPSYRHSKIDTQNSTVGFLITEKDSTKEKSLEARFASDQARSLKVLIGGYYYDADTDVPLFLVNNQFDYTRQTYKTGTTSLAAFGRVTYDVTPTFRLNGGLRYTHEKKYLDGTDLILDRICLAGMGGCPDAEPFAFGDTSAPDVTIVDGAVIPQMRSDGTLQVGTLIDVKRKAKFERVTWRAGMEWDAGPNSLLYASYETGFKSGGFFFTHDEGVYKPENIKAWTIGSKNRFLSNRLQVNLEGFWWTYANQQISHVALDSAGSAVLPTENIGKATIRGVEGEIRFLATRNTLLSADLQYLDAKYNDFVYSVPDFGAPPSTTCPSTLSGVNYSVDCSGRRPPQAPKWTVNLSAEQTIDLTNEGRVVLSGRMHYQSKTLTSLEFLPEEEQKAYATFDAAATYHAPANRYFVTAFVNNLTNRTVMAGSFLPPFSTTSFAVGILRPPRTYGVRLGFDF from the coding sequence ATGATGAAAAGCAGGTTCCTGATTTCGGTCGCGGCGTTCGCCGTTTTGCCTTTCAATCCAGCTGCAGCGCAATCTACCGGCGCCAGCAACCCGTCCGGCGCGACGGCGCAGGCCACGGGCGAGGAGGCGGTTCAACCGCCCCAAGCCGAGGGGCTCCAGGACATTGTTGTGACGGCCCAGCGCCGGTCCGAAAGCCTGCAGCGGGCGGCCATTGCCGTAACTTCGGTTGGAGGTGACGAGTTGCGCGCCGCATCTGTGGTCAGCCCCGTGCAGTTGACTGCCATTGTCCCCGCGCTGCAAATCGCTCCGTCCAACGGCAGCTTCAACTTCTACCTGCGCGGCGTTGGTAACGTGAACGGCAACCCGCTTTCGGAATCCGCGATCGCGTTCAATTACGCTGGTGTCTACATCGGTCGCCCTGCTTCCACCGCGGGATTCTTCTATGACATCGAGCGCGTCGAGGTCCTCAAGGGACCGCAGGGCACTCTCTATGGACGCAACGCCACGGGCGGTGCCATCAACGTCATTCCTAAAGCGCCGACGAACAGCCTCGAAGGCAGCTTCAGCCTGGAGCTGGGCAACTACGATACAGTCAATGCCCAGGGGGCGTTCAACATCCCCGTATCTGAAGGCGTGGCCTTGCGGGTCGCAGGTTTTACGGCCCGTCACGACGGATACATGCACGACGGTACCGATGATCAGGATGACGCCGGCGGGCGCGTCCAGCTTCGAATAGAGCCGGCGGACAACCTCAAGATCAATATCCTGGCAGACTACGTCCATCAGGGCGGAACGGGCGCCGGATCGACCCCGGTCGCGCTTGGTCTGGGCAACCGCGATGGGCTGAGTTCCGATGCGGGACAGGCATTCTACGAGAGCGTGCCCAATACGCTTGGAGGCCGCAATTTTTACGGAATTCCTCGCGTGCAGTACCAGAACAACACGTTTTACGGGGTTGCAGCGACCATCGATTGGAAGACCTCGCTCGGTACACTGACGCTGCTTCCCTCGTATCGGCATAGCAAGATCGACACTCAGAATTCGACGGTCGGCTTCCTGATTACTGAAAAGGATTCGACGAAAGAAAAGAGTCTTGAGGCCCGCTTTGCATCCGACCAGGCGCGATCGCTAAAAGTGCTGATCGGCGGATATTATTACGATGCCGACACGGACGTGCCGCTGTTTTTGGTCAACAATCAGTTCGATTACACCCGCCAGACGTACAAGACCGGGACGACCAGTCTCGCAGCGTTCGGGCGCGTGACGTATGACGTGACGCCGACGTTCCGGTTGAACGGCGGGCTTCGCTATACGCACGAGAAGAAGTACCTTGATGGCACGGACCTCATCCTGGATCGGATTTGTCTGGCCGGGATGGGTGGTTGCCCGGACGCTGAACCATTCGCCTTTGGAGACACCAGCGCACCCGATGTGACAATCGTAGACGGTGCGGTCATTCCGCAGATGCGCTCCGACGGCACATTGCAGGTCGGGACGCTCATCGATGTCAAGCGCAAGGCCAAGTTCGAGCGCGTTACTTGGCGGGCCGGAATGGAGTGGGACGCAGGCCCAAACAGCTTGCTTTACGCGAGCTACGAGACCGGCTTCAAATCGGGCGGATTCTTCTTCACGCACGACGAGGGCGTCTACAAGCCGGAGAACATCAAGGCCTGGACGATTGGTTCGAAGAACAGGTTCCTCTCCAATCGCCTCCAGGTGAACCTCGAAGGTTTCTGGTGGACTTACGCGAACCAGCAAATCAGCCATGTGGCTCTCGATTCCGCGGGTAGCGCTGTCCTGCCGACCGAAAATATCGGCAAGGCCACGATCCGCGGCGTGGAAGGCGAAATCCGGTTCCTCGCAACTCGAAACACGCTGCTTTCCGCCGATCTCCAGTACCTCGACGCGAAGTACAATGATTTCGTCTATTCGGTGCCAGACTTTGGCGCGCCGCCCAGCACGACCTGTCCTTCCACGCTCTCGGGCGTGAATTATTCGGTCGACTGTAGCGGCCGGCGCCCACCGCAGGCCCCAAAGTGGACAGTCAACCTGTCTGCCGAGCAGACCATCGACCTCACGAATGAGGGCAGGGTCGTCCTTTCGGGGCGGATGCACTACCAGTCGAAGACGCTCACATCGCTCGAGTTTCTGCCCGAAGAAGAGCAGAAGGCGTACGCGACATTCGACGCGGCTGCGACCTATCACGCCCCAGCCAACCGATACTTCGTCACGGCTTTCGTCAACAACCTAACCAACCGGACCGTGATGGCAGGATCCTTCCTGCCTCCTTTCAGCACGACGAGCTTCGCGGTCGGAATCCTGCGCCCGCCGCGGACGTACGGTGTGCGTCTGGGCTTCGACTTCTGA
- a CDS encoding FAD-dependent monooxygenase, translating into MTVAAEVAAVGHSVVVLERRTDVVESRAGTLLPRVLELFDTRGVAERFIRKAREIRHWPFNPYHIWAGLQPVDWRLIESRYPFTLLVPQNYTEEVLQEWAREGGADIRMGHEVTSIEMHTNGVTIGARTPSGEAVTVAARYVVGADGARSTVRKSLEVPFEGHGPTFTGIIADAIMDFPFEGGLKMVGNELGWGSCFPFGKRIVRFSIVHAEGRSTPRDVPVTLDEFKRCITDIYGSDLGCEGLAWASRYTDQMRIVPSLRKGRAFLVGESARIHYPASGVGMNFCIQDAFNLGWKLSHVLSGYAAPELLDTYNEERMAVAQELLQSVKRQCAVQFDFSEEGMAYKRDLEARFLPLPEMNRKVGLELNGIGVPYPRSADAHPTVGLRAKDLDLVLLDGTASRVYEQLHARQFVLLDLTGVSITKGLDHLPASVRVVEAKGVRLPADERDLQAILIRPDGYVAWASDARPTVQEMREAIGAATFAAELV; encoded by the coding sequence TTGACGGTTGCGGCGGAGGTCGCCGCGGTCGGCCATAGCGTGGTTGTGCTCGAACGGCGGACCGATGTGGTGGAATCGCGCGCCGGAACTCTGCTGCCTCGCGTGCTCGAGTTGTTCGACACGCGCGGCGTCGCAGAGCGCTTTATCCGCAAAGCCCGCGAAATTCGTCACTGGCCGTTCAATCCCTACCATATCTGGGCCGGGCTGCAGCCGGTGGATTGGCGGCTGATTGAGTCGCGCTATCCGTTCACCCTGCTGGTGCCGCAGAACTATACCGAGGAAGTGCTCCAGGAGTGGGCCCGCGAGGGCGGAGCCGACATCCGCATGGGGCATGAGGTCACGTCGATCGAAATGCACACCAATGGCGTTACGATTGGCGCTCGGACACCGTCAGGCGAGGCCGTGACGGTTGCGGCAAGATACGTCGTCGGCGCCGATGGCGCCCGCAGCACGGTCCGCAAATCCCTCGAGGTCCCTTTCGAAGGGCATGGCCCGACTTTTACGGGCATCATTGCCGACGCAATCATGGACTTCCCTTTCGAGGGCGGATTGAAGATGGTCGGCAACGAGTTGGGGTGGGGCAGCTGCTTTCCTTTCGGAAAGCGGATCGTTCGCTTCAGCATCGTTCACGCCGAAGGCCGCAGCACGCCGCGCGATGTGCCGGTCACTCTTGACGAGTTCAAACGCTGCATCACCGACATTTACGGCAGCGACCTGGGGTGTGAAGGGCTGGCGTGGGCTTCCCGCTACACAGACCAGATGCGGATCGTTCCCTCGCTTCGAAAGGGAAGGGCGTTCCTCGTCGGCGAATCCGCCCGCATTCACTACCCGGCAAGCGGCGTCGGCATGAATTTCTGCATCCAGGACGCATTCAACCTCGGTTGGAAGCTGTCGCACGTTCTTTCCGGGTATGCGGCGCCGGAACTGCTCGACACCTACAACGAGGAGCGCATGGCGGTTGCGCAGGAGTTGCTCCAGAGCGTCAAGCGGCAATGCGCGGTGCAATTCGATTTCTCGGAAGAAGGCATGGCGTACAAGCGCGACCTCGAAGCCCGCTTCCTTCCGCTACCCGAGATGAACCGTAAAGTGGGTCTCGAACTCAACGGGATCGGCGTGCCGTACCCGCGCTCAGCCGATGCGCATCCGACCGTTGGTCTTCGGGCAAAGGATCTCGATCTCGTTCTCCTCGATGGCACTGCATCGCGAGTCTACGAACAGCTCCACGCTCGGCAGTTTGTCCTCTTGGACCTGACAGGTGTTTCGATCACGAAGGGTCTCGATCATCTGCCGGCCAGCGTCCGGGTTGTTGAGGCCAAGGGCGTCCGACTTCCTGCTGATGAGCGAGATCTCCAGGCAATCTTGATCCGGCCTGATGGCTACGTGGCCTGGGCCAGCGATGCGCGTCCAACGGTTCAGGAAATGCGCGAGGCAATCGGCGCTGCCACCTTCGCTGCGGAACTCGTGTGA
- a CDS encoding amidohydrolase family protein, protein MAERTIIRGATIVSMDPTIGDFPRGDILVEHGKIRAIGSDLGPMDAQVLDADGMIAMPGFVDTHRHIWQSCMRYSCVDCSAQAYFEDMLFTRGGGYTPEDVRIGTLMGTLSAIESGITTLLDWSHIQNSPEHTDASIAALRESGMRAVFAHGWPLVEPAAWMVESDRAHPQDIARLRRDYFASDDGLVTLAMAARGPEMASSSVWKADLELARSLGIRSTIHMGAFPFNGEKSAIAEMQRAGALGEDLTFVHCNCSSDEELTMMADHGITVSLGINVEMNAQGIGDIPLDRLLARGIRPSLSGDTEACGCGDMFTQMRGALGHYRSWMGGGHSREKNAPATLASRDVLEFATIEGARANGLLSKVGTLAVGKSADIILINARHLNLFPMSEPVATVVAGAHPGNVDTVMVEGRILKRGGELVGFDLDGIRQQAAASQERILGRGVDA, encoded by the coding sequence ATGGCGGAACGCACCATCATTCGAGGGGCAACTATCGTCTCGATGGACCCAACCATCGGCGATTTTCCCCGCGGCGATATCCTGGTCGAACATGGAAAGATCCGGGCGATCGGTTCAGACCTTGGCCCGATGGATGCGCAGGTGCTGGATGCGGACGGCATGATCGCGATGCCGGGTTTCGTCGATACGCACCGGCATATCTGGCAAAGCTGCATGCGCTACAGCTGCGTGGACTGCAGTGCTCAGGCCTATTTTGAAGACATGCTCTTTACGCGCGGTGGTGGGTATACGCCCGAAGATGTGCGGATCGGCACCTTGATGGGCACGCTTTCGGCCATCGAAAGCGGAATAACGACGCTGCTCGACTGGTCGCATATCCAGAACTCGCCCGAACATACGGACGCATCTATCGCGGCACTACGCGAATCCGGCATGCGGGCGGTCTTTGCACATGGTTGGCCATTGGTGGAGCCTGCCGCCTGGATGGTCGAGAGCGACCGGGCGCACCCGCAGGATATCGCGCGCTTGCGCCGCGACTATTTCGCTTCCGACGACGGTCTTGTCACGCTGGCGATGGCAGCGAGAGGGCCGGAGATGGCGTCGTCATCCGTCTGGAAGGCGGACCTCGAGCTGGCGCGTAGCCTGGGGATCCGATCGACGATCCACATGGGGGCTTTCCCGTTCAACGGCGAGAAATCGGCCATTGCAGAAATGCAACGTGCCGGCGCCCTGGGCGAGGATCTGACTTTCGTTCACTGCAATTGCAGCAGTGATGAAGAACTGACCATGATGGCTGATCACGGCATCACGGTGTCGCTCGGCATCAATGTCGAAATGAATGCTCAGGGCATCGGCGATATTCCGCTCGATCGGCTCCTCGCTCGCGGCATTCGGCCTAGTCTCAGCGGCGACACGGAAGCTTGCGGATGCGGTGACATGTTCACGCAGATGCGAGGCGCCCTCGGGCACTACCGCTCATGGATGGGCGGAGGCCATTCACGGGAAAAGAATGCTCCGGCCACCCTGGCCTCTCGAGACGTGCTCGAGTTTGCAACGATCGAGGGCGCGCGTGCAAACGGACTACTCTCCAAGGTCGGAACCCTTGCCGTCGGAAAATCGGCAGACATCATCCTGATCAATGCGCGGCACCTGAATCTTTTTCCGATGTCCGAGCCGGTTGCTACCGTGGTTGCCGGTGCGCACCCGGGCAACGTGGATACCGTCATGGTGGAAGGCCGGATTCTGAAGCGAGGCGGTGAGCTGGTAGGCTTCGATCTCGATGGTATTCGGCAGCAGGCCGCAGCGTCGCAGGAGCGCATCCTGGGGCGGGGCGTGGACGCATGA
- a CDS encoding alpha/beta hydrolase fold domain-containing protein: protein MTPLDPQLAEIAEAAAKAGPSLLTMDVSEARAIFSNIASHSPRFEFAGMQVDDRLIAGSGGDLAVRIYRPAEIAGQATTVFLHGGGYILGGLDEMDNEARFLAEQSSSVVVSVDYRLAPEHRLPAAHSDAVTAVQWARAHAEELGGSAACVALAGESAGANLAASAAVSLKVLGVNLSGLLLIVPAPDLAALAALPCVTGDYPMLSTHDLHAILGKALPAEVGAAERFPISAARAANLASMPPTVIGLAGHCPTLQIGEAFAERLVDAGNVVKVHRFANLFHPFFAFAAISEAARDASAQLIVDFRRVASEHRICRT, encoded by the coding sequence ATGACGCCGCTCGATCCCCAGCTTGCCGAAATTGCGGAGGCCGCTGCCAAGGCCGGGCCGTCGCTTCTGACGATGGATGTGAGCGAGGCTCGCGCGATCTTCTCGAATATTGCGTCCCACAGTCCTCGCTTTGAGTTCGCAGGGATGCAGGTTGACGATCGTTTGATCGCTGGTTCGGGAGGCGACCTTGCGGTCAGGATCTATCGGCCTGCAGAAATCGCCGGACAGGCGACCACGGTGTTTCTTCATGGCGGGGGCTACATTCTCGGCGGCCTCGATGAGATGGATAACGAGGCCCGGTTTCTGGCCGAGCAATCCAGTTCGGTCGTGGTCTCGGTTGACTACCGCCTTGCCCCTGAACACCGGCTCCCGGCCGCGCACAGCGATGCGGTGACGGCCGTACAATGGGCGAGGGCCCATGCCGAGGAACTGGGCGGAAGCGCGGCGTGCGTCGCCCTGGCGGGCGAGAGCGCAGGTGCGAACCTGGCCGCGAGCGCTGCAGTTTCGCTGAAGGTGCTGGGTGTCAATCTCAGCGGACTACTGCTGATCGTGCCGGCGCCCGATCTCGCGGCGCTGGCTGCGCTTCCCTGCGTTACCGGCGACTATCCGATGCTCTCGACGCATGATCTCCATGCGATCCTGGGAAAGGCGCTGCCTGCCGAAGTCGGCGCGGCCGAACGTTTTCCGATTTCTGCCGCACGAGCTGCCAATCTCGCGTCGATGCCGCCTACGGTAATTGGCTTGGCCGGCCACTGCCCCACCCTCCAGATCGGTGAAGCGTTTGCAGAGCGCCTCGTGGACGCAGGCAATGTCGTCAAGGTTCACCGCTTTGCGAACCTGTTCCATCCCTTTTTCGCATTCGCAGCGATCTCTGAAGCTGCACGCGATGCTTCAGCGCAGCTCATCGTGGATTTTCGTCGAGTTGCATCGGAGCATCGAATTTGCCGGACTTAA
- a CDS encoding fumarylacetoacetate hydrolase family protein, which produces MKIVRFSVAGSRPRIGLVKGDGVVDLAFAGVHFDSVRQIIESGEAALERLKNVHETAAPGLALAAVTLLAPIERPGKYLAIGMNYQKHLEEADRLGVARRAYQTWFNKQTSCLAGPFDKIEPGVTEKLDYEVELGLVIGRSAKGVSEADALDHVFGYFVANDVSARDWQMHTPTFTMGKSFDTHGPIGPWIVTADEITDPQSLDLRCLVNGEVRQSNNTKNMLHPIRAQISYLSTAFTLEPGDLIATGTPEGVGVGMDPQSFLKSGDVVRCEVEGIGAIENEVA; this is translated from the coding sequence ATGAAGATTGTTCGTTTTAGTGTCGCCGGCTCTCGCCCGCGGATCGGGTTGGTCAAAGGCGACGGGGTCGTCGATCTTGCATTCGCCGGAGTTCATTTCGACAGTGTGCGCCAGATTATCGAGTCCGGCGAGGCAGCGCTTGAGCGACTGAAGAATGTTCATGAAACCGCCGCCCCTGGACTGGCTCTCGCTGCTGTAACGTTGCTCGCGCCGATCGAACGTCCCGGGAAGTATCTCGCCATCGGCATGAACTATCAGAAGCACCTCGAGGAAGCGGACAGGCTCGGGGTCGCCCGGAGAGCTTACCAGACGTGGTTCAACAAACAGACGAGTTGCCTTGCGGGGCCGTTCGACAAGATCGAACCGGGTGTGACCGAGAAGCTCGACTATGAAGTGGAACTGGGCCTCGTGATTGGCCGGTCGGCCAAGGGTGTAAGCGAAGCTGACGCGCTTGATCACGTTTTCGGGTACTTCGTTGCCAACGATGTTTCCGCTCGCGATTGGCAAATGCACACGCCGACATTCACGATGGGCAAGTCCTTTGACACCCACGGTCCGATCGGGCCGTGGATAGTGACCGCGGATGAGATAACGGATCCTCAGTCTCTCGATCTCAGGTGCCTGGTGAACGGCGAGGTTCGGCAGTCGAACAACACCAAGAACATGCTTCATCCCATTCGGGCGCAGATATCCTATCTTTCTACGGCGTTCACGCTTGAGCCGGGCGATCTCATCGCGACCGGAACGCCCGAGGGTGTGGGCGTCGGCATGGATCCGCAAAGTTTCCTGAAATCCGGAGACGTCGTGCGGTGCGAAGTAGAGGGCATCGGTGCAATCGAAAACGAAGTCGCCTGA
- a CDS encoding VOC family protein has protein sequence MPVLGIHSYALSIPDVDAGIEFYRSAGLIATQAYGYASLRCPDQARDCVTLVAAEGDKRMHHVALRASGLDDIACNVPKYGGRIISPPDGPWSDGLWIEDPHGMVIRLVECPADPDSEAGLPFEINAPGRIVRSGKSAMLSGDAYEPARPLRLGHVLVFTPDVLASVEFVTRALGMRLADRAQDVIAFTCARRDSDHHVLAFAKSPGIGFHHASFQLGDPDDVGRAGRALSDKIARGDWGFGRHTIGSNFFHYIKDPWGSWFEYYADMDFIEDHDLWQATNYEMADSLANWGPAVPFDFVHNYEAE, from the coding sequence ATGCCCGTCCTGGGAATCCATTCGTATGCCCTGAGCATTCCGGATGTGGATGCCGGCATTGAATTCTATCGGTCGGCAGGCCTGATCGCGACGCAGGCTTACGGGTACGCTTCATTGCGCTGTCCTGACCAGGCGCGCGACTGCGTGACGCTCGTGGCGGCCGAAGGCGACAAGCGCATGCATCACGTCGCCCTTCGCGCCTCAGGGCTCGATGATATCGCCTGCAATGTGCCAAAGTATGGAGGGCGGATCATCAGTCCCCCTGACGGACCGTGGTCCGATGGCCTGTGGATCGAGGATCCGCACGGCATGGTAATTCGACTGGTCGAATGCCCGGCAGACCCTGATTCCGAAGCGGGTCTGCCGTTCGAAATCAACGCGCCAGGCCGGATCGTGCGTTCGGGTAAGTCTGCGATGCTCTCCGGCGATGCCTACGAGCCAGCGCGGCCGCTGAGGCTTGGCCATGTTCTCGTGTTCACGCCAGATGTCCTGGCGAGCGTTGAGTTCGTGACCCGCGCGCTAGGCATGAGGCTCGCCGATCGGGCACAAGACGTAATCGCATTCACGTGCGCCCGCCGAGATAGCGATCATCATGTCCTCGCGTTTGCCAAGTCACCTGGCATCGGCTTCCATCATGCAAGCTTCCAACTGGGCGATCCTGATGACGTGGGACGTGCAGGGAGGGCGCTGAGCGACAAGATCGCACGCGGAGACTGGGGCTTTGGGCGGCATACGATCGGCTCCAATTTCTTCCACTATATCAAGGATCCGTGGGGGAGCTGGTTCGAATACTATGCCGACATGGACTTCATCGAAGACCATGACCTCTGGCAGGCGACAAATTACGAGATGGCAGACAGCCTGGCCAACTGGGGTCCGGCGGTACCCTTCGATTTCGTCCATAACTACGAAGCCGAATAA
- a CDS encoding 3-keto-5-aminohexanoate cleavage protein, producing MAKVIITCAVTGSVHVPSMSDALPITPEEIAAQAIAAADAGAAVLHLHARDPLDGSPTGEPAIYEQFLGVIKQATDAVINITTGGATTMPVSKRLEAAAKFKPELCSLNMGSLNFAFFQAADRIKTWKHDWEESYVRGSDDYIFRNTFRDIEHILETMNDAGTRFEHECYDVGHLYNLAHFLDRGLIHEGFFVQMVFGVLGGIGGDLENLGIMKQTADRLFGRNAYQWSVLAAGRHQMPFLTQAALMGGHVRVGLEDSLFIERGVLAASNAQQVEKIVRILAEMGHEPATPAEARSILGLKGAEKVQF from the coding sequence ATGGCAAAAGTCATCATCACGTGCGCCGTCACGGGATCGGTTCACGTCCCGAGCATGTCCGATGCGCTGCCGATAACGCCCGAGGAAATCGCAGCACAAGCGATCGCGGCGGCAGATGCAGGAGCCGCCGTACTCCATCTTCATGCGCGCGATCCGCTGGATGGTAGCCCAACTGGTGAGCCAGCGATCTATGAGCAGTTCCTGGGCGTCATCAAGCAGGCAACGGACGCGGTGATCAACATAACCACCGGCGGTGCGACGACCATGCCGGTGTCCAAGCGTCTCGAGGCTGCCGCCAAATTCAAGCCGGAGCTCTGTTCGTTGAACATGGGTTCCCTGAACTTCGCGTTCTTTCAAGCTGCCGATCGCATCAAGACCTGGAAACATGATTGGGAGGAGAGCTACGTTCGCGGCTCGGACGACTACATCTTCCGCAACACATTTCGAGACATTGAGCACATCCTCGAGACGATGAATGATGCTGGCACACGCTTCGAGCACGAATGCTACGACGTGGGACATCTGTACAATCTTGCGCATTTCCTGGACCGTGGTCTCATCCACGAAGGCTTCTTCGTACAGATGGTATTCGGTGTATTGGGCGGCATCGGCGGCGATCTCGAAAACCTCGGAATCATGAAACAGACGGCGGATCGTTTGTTCGGCCGCAATGCCTACCAGTGGTCAGTCTTGGCCGCGGGCAGACACCAGATGCCGTTTCTGACACAAGCGGCTCTCATGGGAGGTCACGTTCGGGTAGGGCTGGAGGACAGCCTGTTCATCGAACGCGGGGTACTTGCCGCGTCAAACGCGCAGCAGGTCGAGAAAATTGTCCGAATTCTCGCGGAAATGGGTCACGAGCCAGCAACCCCTGCGGAAGCTCGCAGCATTTTGGGGCTCAAAGGCGCCGAGAAAGTCCAATTCTAA